The Rhodopirellula halodulae genome includes the window CCCTCTTTTGACCCGATCGGCTCCGCGTTTTCCATTGCGGAGTATCGGTCGAAACGCTTGAGCGTCCCGAAAGGGCGATTTTGCATCCATGACCACATCAACACCGACCACCAATAAGAAGATCGAATCCGTTTCGGGCATCACCGTTCGCCTGTGTGGTGACTCGGGCGATGGGATGCAATTGCTGGGGACTCAGTTGACCAACACGTCGGCGCTGGCCGGGAATGACGTGGCGACGTTTCCCGATTTCCCGGCGGAAATTCGTGCTCCACGAGGCACCCGTGCGGGGGTTTCCGGGTTCCAGGTTCAATTCGCGAGCGAAGAGATCTTCACCCCCGGCGACACTCTGGACGCGTTGGTGGTGATGAATCCCGCGGCCATGGTCACCAACATCGGGGATCTTCGCAAAGGCGGGATCTTGATCGCCAACGAAGACGGGTTCAACGACAAGGAATACAAGCTCGCCAAGGTCGAGAGCAATCCTCTCGAAGCCGACGTGATCCAGCAGGATTATCGTCTGGTGAAAGTGGCGATGACCAAGCTGACTCGGGAAGCCGTGTCCGATTTTGGCCTGTCGACGAAAATCGCCGACCGCTGCAAGAACTTTTTCGCCATGGGATTGGTGTATTGGTTGTTCGGCCGGTCGCTCGACCCGACGTTGCGTTTCATCGAAGCCAAGTTCGGAAAGAAGCCCGACATCGCCGCCGCCAACGTGGCCGCGCTGCGTGCGGGATGGGCCTACGGTGAAACGACCGAAGAGTTCAGCGAAAGTTATCAGGTGGAAGCAGCCGAGCTGACTCCCGGTACCTATCGCAACATCATGGGAAACCAAGCCATCGCTTGGGGGTTGATCGCCGCTTCCAAGCTGAGCGGCAAAGAGATGTTCTACGGAACGTATCCCATCACGCCGGCCTCGGACATTTTGCATGAATTGACCAAGTTCAAGAACTTTGGCGTTCGTACTTTCCAGGCCGAGGATGAGATCGCGGCCATCGGTGCCACGATCGGTGCGGCATTCGGCGGAACCATGGCGGTCACCGCCAGCAGCGGACCCGGCATTGCACTGAAGGGCGAAGCGATGGGCCTGGGCGTGATGTTGGAACTGCCGATGATTGTGATCAACGTTCAACGCGGTGGTCCCAGCACCGGTTTGCCGACGAAGACCGAACAGAGTGACTTGTTGCAGGGCATGTTCGGCCGCAACGGGGAGGCTCCCATGCCGATTCTCGCTCCGCGGTCGCCTGGCGATTGTTTTGAGATGGCGGTGGAAGCTTGGCGAATTGCGACCGAGTGCATGGTGCCGGTCATGTTGTTGTCCGATGGTTACATCGCCAACGGCAGCGAGCCTTGGAAGATTCCGGACATGGATGAGTTGCCAAAGATCCAGTGCAGCCATCCCGGTGAGCAAGAAGGTGACGAACCGTTCTTGCCGTACGCACGCAATGAGAACTTGGCGCGTCCGTGGGCGATCCCAGGCACGGCCGGTTTGATGCACCGCGTGGGTGGATTGGAAAAGGAAGACGGCACGGGCAACGTTTCGTACGACCCGGCCAACCACCAACACATGTGTGATACGCGTGCCGCGAAAGTTGCGAAGATTGCGGAACGCATTCCTGAACAGG containing:
- a CDS encoding 2-oxoacid:acceptor oxidoreductase subunit alpha gives rise to the protein MTTSTPTTNKKIESVSGITVRLCGDSGDGMQLLGTQLTNTSALAGNDVATFPDFPAEIRAPRGTRAGVSGFQVQFASEEIFTPGDTLDALVVMNPAAMVTNIGDLRKGGILIANEDGFNDKEYKLAKVESNPLEADVIQQDYRLVKVAMTKLTREAVSDFGLSTKIADRCKNFFAMGLVYWLFGRSLDPTLRFIEAKFGKKPDIAAANVAALRAGWAYGETTEEFSESYQVEAAELTPGTYRNIMGNQAIAWGLIAASKLSGKEMFYGTYPITPASDILHELTKFKNFGVRTFQAEDEIAAIGATIGAAFGGTMAVTASSGPGIALKGEAMGLGVMLELPMIVINVQRGGPSTGLPTKTEQSDLLQGMFGRNGEAPMPILAPRSPGDCFEMAVEAWRIATECMVPVMLLSDGYIANGSEPWKIPDMDELPKIQCSHPGEQEGDEPFLPYARNENLARPWAIPGTAGLMHRVGGLEKEDGTGNVSYDPANHQHMCDTRAAKVAKIAERIPEQDVFGETSGDVLVVSWGGTYGACHTAVNRCRQAGHSVSHAHIRYINPLPRNIGELLKSFKTVLVPELNAGQLRMLLRAEYLVDCIGINKIQGKPFAVSELVEAISQHTSTQQQSKAG